A single Euzebya rosea DNA region contains:
- a CDS encoding response regulator transcription factor — protein MEVLLVDDDVTLLSSLRRGLRAEGIGTTEAHDGPTGLELAGNARFDVIVLDVMLPGRNGYQVCADLRARGDDTPILMLTAKDGEWDEAEGLDTGADDWVTKPFSYPVLVARLRALARRHGGRDGHPFAVGDLHIDPGGRRVSLGDRPVTLTAREFDVLEFLARRPGLVLSKGQILDAVWDQAWDGDPNVVEVYVSRLRRALGAAVVETVRGVGYRLADSPTPPTDVT, from the coding sequence ATGGAGGTCCTGCTGGTCGACGACGACGTGACGCTGCTGTCGAGCCTCCGTCGGGGCCTCCGGGCCGAGGGCATCGGCACGACCGAAGCCCACGACGGACCGACGGGCCTCGAGCTGGCCGGCAACGCCCGGTTCGACGTCATCGTGCTGGACGTGATGTTGCCCGGCCGCAACGGCTACCAGGTCTGTGCGGACCTTCGAGCGAGAGGTGACGACACGCCGATCCTGATGTTGACCGCCAAGGACGGGGAGTGGGACGAAGCGGAGGGCCTGGACACCGGTGCGGACGACTGGGTGACCAAGCCGTTCTCCTACCCGGTGCTCGTTGCGCGGCTGCGGGCGTTGGCCCGGCGCCACGGGGGTCGGGACGGCCACCCCTTCGCGGTGGGTGACCTGCACATCGATCCCGGCGGCCGGCGGGTCTCGCTGGGCGATCGGCCGGTCACGTTGACCGCGCGTGAGTTCGACGTGCTGGAGTTCCTCGCACGGCGCCCCGGCCTCGTCCTCAGCAAGGGGCAGATCCTCGACGCCGTGTGGGACCAGGCATGGGACGGCGACCCCAACGTGGTCGAGGTCTACGTCTCGCGACTGCGACGGGCGCTGGGCGCCGCCGTCGTCGAGACGGTGAGGGGGGTCGGGTACCGCCTCGCCGACTCGCCGACGCCCCCGACGGACGTGACGTGA
- a CDS encoding PepSY domain-containing protein yields MNRKLIGVLLGALATAALAMGGIAVAGGEDAVEGPDTPITGDALEQASAAALAHTGEGEVTETEVGDEESYYEVEVTLPDGREVDVQLDESFTVVGEEVEDEADDD; encoded by the coding sequence ATGAACCGCAAGCTGATCGGCGTCCTGCTGGGCGCGCTCGCGACCGCGGCGCTTGCCATGGGCGGCATCGCCGTCGCCGGTGGCGAGGACGCCGTGGAGGGGCCCGACACCCCGATCACCGGTGACGCGCTGGAGCAGGCGAGCGCCGCTGCGCTGGCCCACACGGGCGAGGGCGAGGTGACCGAGACCGAGGTCGGTGACGAGGAGAGCTACTACGAGGTCGAGGTGACCCTGCCCGACGGCCGCGAGGTGGACGTGCAGCTCGACGAGTCCTTCACCGTGGTCGGCGAGGAGGTCGAGGACGAGGCCGACGACGACTGA